From the Chelonoidis abingdonii isolate Lonesome George chromosome 4, CheloAbing_2.0, whole genome shotgun sequence genome, the window ttagggaattccCCCCCGAGAACCTCCTATAACATTTCACagaccccagtttgggaaccactgcactaagggAACAACAGGAGGAAGTCTAAGGGTAGAGCAGTTTCCTTCAGCTTTTTGTTACTCGGGTACATAAACTGGAACGCTTTTTGGAACTTGGGCTGCTGCTGAAGGCAGACACATTAGCAGCGGCTAAGAATGCATCCCGCCGCCCACTCCCCTCACAATTCAGTCTTGTCTAGGAGGTAGGAACTCTCTTCCACAGAAAGCACATTACACACCTGTTCTCTGTGATCAGCACTggcttcctattaatttctgtGCATAGTTCAGAGCATTGTTTTGGACCTACACAGCTGTAAAGGGTATGAACGCCACTGACGTAGAGGCCTGCCTCTCTCAGAATTGTACCTGGCTGTTGAGGTTAATTGAGATGCTCAAGTGTACAATCCTGTCTTCATTCAACCAGAGGGAATGGAATCGCAGGGAATGCCTTAGGCTCTGGAATTTACTGTTCTGTCTCTGACCTCTGCCCATTGGTCCAAAGGAGCCCGAATTTACTGACCTGGGGGAGTGGCttgaggtggaggagaggagaagttTGGAAAGTGTCAATGCCAACATCAGCTCATTCTGAACAAGTCCGTATTTTTAAAagcggggaggaggagaaaggagttgGAGACGATCTTGTGGTTGCAAGTCTGGCCAAAGGGGTGGTGGTAGCAGCAGTCACAGGTCTCCTGTCGACTTCACTTTTCAAGCACTGAACCAACACCGGTAGCAGAGGagggttcattttttaaaatagtggaaGATCAATAtcagcaccccacccccaggttCAGGAAATGAGACCCAGATAAAGCTGAAGATCATGGCAGGTTGCCATGGTAATATGCATTTAGTCTGTTTCCATAGCAACTGAAAGATATACCATTCTGTTCCTCTGAAGGATGCCAAAGGTAAATGAGCATTGATTAAAAACAAGGGCAGAAAGACCGAGGCCAGAAACTCTTTATCACTCCggaaggaaattttaaaaactaacaaaacCCCCAGATAATTTGTGTGCGTGAAGGCCTGAGGCTGGAGGCACTGCACACAGACTGCCTCCCTTGACTGAGGAATAACAGCATCACATACTGATGCAGAAGGCTGCTGTGCCTACTCCCAGATGGGCTTGGGGAAGCTACCTTAACACAGCACTTGCCTCCATGGCTGCACATCTCCCACTGGGATACTCACATCAGCTGTGAGCCATTTTCTAACAGACTTCATTTACATCTATGATCCCAAACCAAACGCAAACCTGAGCTCAAGTCTCATCTGCTCAGACATGATCTCCAAACAGAGCTCCACACCACTCCCCTATCCTCAACTTGTCACAAACCCAGACTTGGTCTAATCCTAATTCCAAACACCAACCAAAGTAGATGCCTCCACTTCAGGCCAAAACTCAATCCTACATCTAATAATAACATCCAATGACTCAGGCCCAGATTTAGggacctaactcccattaatttcaatgggagttaggcacctaaataccttggactgagccccagatcctcaaatcAAACTAGACTCCTCTTTTTGTATTAGCATGTTTTgtgtgagaaaaaacaaacagagggaGACTTAACTCAAATAAAGGAGTTTTCTGTTTAGCTCTCAAGAAGTTAGGTCCATGGTCACTTACTTCCTGCAGAGATGAGTTCCACAGTCTGCTCCTATGAAAGTTCTGTCTTCTGCACTCATAAGTCTCCACGTTACATTGATCCACTGTAATGGGAGTTTATGTTGCAGATAGCTGCTTGAGAGATCTGCTCTAAGGCCAATTTCACAGAGATAGTGGAATATCAGGACACAGGACCTTATATTGACATTGTACATAAAAAACAGCAAGAGAAGAGAGCAGAGCATTGGACACGTGTCCATATAACCTGTGTTGCCACGCAAACTGGCTGCTCTGTTTTGCCAATCAAGCCTTCTCCGGGTGCATGGCTTTATTCTAGATATGAGCTGTATAATTGTGCCTGAAGATCAAGCATGCATGACTCACTATGGCCAGGTCTGCGTCTTCTGGCTAGTCACTGATAAAAGCGGGCATCTTTTGCCATTATGGCTGTTTTGGAGTCATTGCCACTACTGGACACTCAACACACCACAAGGCTGACTTCATCTGAAAGCAGATGCCCTTGACAATGGGTGATGTGATACAGGAGGCAAGTTCACTGAAGCATTCCCCTCTTACCAGCATCACCGCACTTTTGCTTGGGCTCAGCTTTAGAGTTGATTTCAGGAAGTGAGAGAGAGCTGGGAGATGGTGCTGCTTGTGTTTGATGGAAAGGTGAGGGTGAGAGAGAGCGAGCGTGAGCTGATATTGTCTGTATCCTGCTGGCACGTCAGCCCACCCTACCTCAGCATCTCCACGTAGGTGTTGAATAATACAAGGAGAGGACTGAACCTTGTAGGACTCCATGGTAAAGGCTTTGGAAGTGGAGGGACAGTTGCTCATGAcgactcactgggctggatctCAGAGGAAGGACCTGAGCCATTTCAGGGCATGTCCATTCACCCCTGTAGCTCCTTGGAAGTGGGAGATGAGTACTTGGCAATCAGCAGCAGCAAACACTGCAGAGAGGTCCAGCAGGATGGTGTGATGCTCGTCCCTCATCTATAGGAAGGAAAAGTGCTTTCACCACAGCAACAAATGTCATCTTTGTACCATTCCCTGGCCTGAGCCCTGACAAAGAAATCTAGCATATTGGCAGTGACACTGAGCTCTGTACTGATGGTCTTAAACAGAGTAATAGCAGACACAGGCATAGGATTTATCTACCATGTCCATTAAATTcatcttttctttaaattttcaTCTCAGCTTGGCTTCCATAATCATCATTTTTTGGTTCTCCTGCCTCTCTGGTCATTCCTTCTTTGTCTCTTGAGGAAGTGGATAGAGTAAGATGTTCCTCCTAGGAGTGTGAGGCAAAAAAACATGTTCTTCCTCCAATCACTCATTCTCCATGAGCCCCCATGCAGGTCTGTCCTGGTCCCTCTTTTCCCTGTATACCCTTTCATTAAGTGATCTTAGCTCGGTGCTTCAATCATCATCTTTATGCCAATGACGCCGATCTGCTTTCCCATTCCTGACTTGTCTCACTCCATCCAACATTCTCCTGGATATATTACGTTACATGCAACATGGACAAAACTGAACTCCTGAATTAGCTTTTCCACTCTCACCATTCTCCAGAACTGTGAACTGAACCATCTACCCTGTCCcctgggcctgcagcctgggtgtCACCTTTGCCCCAAAGATTCAGACAGTGTCCAAACCTTGCCACTTCTTGCTCCAGAGGCGCTAAGACCAAGCCGTATCTGCCTATACACCCAAGACTCACCCAGTCCATCCTCATCTCATTTCCATTAATGCAACTTCCTCCTATCTGACTTTCCAGACACCCATATTATCCAGTTCCTGTCCATTTAAACAACAGTCGTGAGGCACATTTTCCTGGCCTGTCCTCATTGTGTCAGCCTCAATCTTTAAAACCCCATCATCAGCTCCCCCTTTTCCACCAGATGGGAGTTAAAACTTGATGCTATAACCCTGAAGGCACttcacaactctctctctctctctctctcccttcctactTATCCACTTACACACTCAATCCTGCTCTTTCCACTATGCCACTGGTCCTCACTTCAGACCCCATCCCCTTCTCCAAGCAGCATTTGTACATTTTCTTCCACACCCCCACCACTCATGCCACCTAACTCTCTATCCTGGTCCTTCCTCACATTGTGGCACCCAGCCCCTAACAGCTACAGTTTCATTCAGGCGTTCTGACTCTAAGACCTGGCAAACACATCTAAGACTCCCAAGTACTTAGCATACTACCTTCATAATAATATATGAATCAGTGTCATAGGTTCCTATTCTAATACAATACTTTAAACTGACCAGTGTACCACCCAATGACCGCTCACataccacagtttgagaaccgccaGTTTAGTTATTTAGGTGATGGGTTCCATGGAAGTTCATTGgcctggagtcaatgggagctgcaggtcctCAGCACTTCAGAAAGTCAGGCCCCAAGTGCCCaactttcctctcttctcctcttttctcctctccGTAAGATCAAGAGCTGGGAAGTTCTTAAAGTGTGCTCTTTAAAAACACTAATGCGTTAGACCAAGGCAAATCTCTGATGCATTTAGTCTTCTTTGCAGAAGGACGACAATTCTGAAGGGGACCTGATACTCCATTTCCATATGGCCTTTTTGCAACAAACCATTGGTGCGAAGCCAACAGATTTGGCCAGCATGGGCAATTTCTCTTTGGTGGGTTAAAGCTATGGTAAAAGCTCTATGCCACTCTCTCTTGCAGCTTCCAGCACAGACTGTATGGCTGAATTATCTCTGAACTCCAGAACAGCCTCGATGTGCCACAGACAACCAGCCTGTTCTAACTTACACTGGGAGCTGAACAGGTCCCCAGCCATCCCTGGAACTGGGAAGCAGCAAAGCCACTTTTGCCCCTTTCCTAGGACCTGAGACAAGCACAGCTCAGCCAGAACCAAAATTCAAGCCCAAAGTCTCTATATGCTGGTGGTTGTTCAACAATACGAATCCCAAAGAGTAAGGGTGCCATCTAGCGAAGTTACTGAGATATTGGCAAAATTAAGGTGGAGAAAGCTGCATATGTGGGTTTCCCCCAGGATTGTGCAAAAGTGACTACAGGTGGTACTTAAAGTGTTCGTTAAGTTGCTCAGGAGGCAGTTTCTGCAACCGGGAAAAGTGGTCTCAGTATAGAGAGTGTTTCCTTAAGGGACAGCACTGAACAGAAAATGAGCAAAGACAGATTGTGAggaggagtggaacagaacaggTACATTCAGTTTAAATTCCATACAACAAACTTATTAACAGAATGTTAAAGCTGTATGGTTAAAGAGACAACTTAAAATCAAGTCCATCAAGAAAAAAGGTTAAGTAATTTCACGCTCGACACTGTCTCAGAGCCCCCTGCCATTTTTGTCATCTTGCAATCACTCATACCTATTTTTCCGTATAGGTTAAATAAGGCACAGAAGAGGAATTACCCATGTTCCAAGGAACAGGTTCTAGTTCTGTTTGATCAAAGAATAATGTTTCCAGCCACCTCTGTGGCTTAGTTACCCTACCTAAAAAATCAGGGTTAATAATACTTGGCATCTACACAAGGCTTTAGAGCTCACACTTTAAGTGCATAAGATTGGAAACACTGTGTCTGAGAAGCACTGTGGTTTGGTAGTTAAAACATGGGTCTAGCACAGAGATAAACATGCTCTTCCCAGCTGTGTTCCAAGTTTAACCATGGGAGTTTAGGCAAGTCTGTTCTCTGTGCCTTCAGCGACTCCATCTACCAAATGTtaccctgacacttaggaagGGCAAATAAGAGACATAATGAAACAAGGCTTGTCAATTTCAGAAAATGATTAAAGCCagtcagggaagaggcaggagcagaactCAGGACTTCCTGACTCCCAACCTTCTACACATTCCCCTAAGCCAAAGTAGCAGCAGATCCATATTCAAaatatttggggtggggagggggtgaaatcACAGCTGGTTAGGAGCAACCACTACAGAGATCAGTACACAAGTAACTCAGCAGTTCACACAAGCACAAACCCTATTTAGATAAGCATTTAACatgcttaattaaaaaaaccctactgCTTGGTATTCAATTTTCAAAGGATTAAAATCTGCCAAAATTGCAAGCTGATTCCTTGGGATGCTCCCCATTCCATGGGAAACTGACAATTTTAAATCCCACAATTTGGCTGTGAAACTATTAAAGtagtgtgggttgttttttttttgttggtttgttttttttgtgtgtaataatGGGAAAAGCACACAAGTTCCCTATCCCTCCTGTCACCTGGAAACAGATGACTATTTTGGCTCAAATTTACCAAACATTCACCTTCAGGCAGAGACtaagcatggaaaacttcagctaaGAGGCAGGAATTCCACAAAGTGATGAGTAATTGAAAATGAAGTTGCACTGGAAATCCTGAGGCCACCCTTCCTACAGCACAGTTGTGTCTGGGCACTGCCCTACAAAGGGAACGAGAGATTTGTTTCTCTCCTAAAAACAGAAACAAGGCTGAAGAGAGATTAGATTATGAAGCCAAATTAGGAAAATACTTTAGATTATTAAATCAAAGTGACGTGCAAGACAGGGTACAAGGTCTCCTAGATGTGACCACAGGTCCTCCAACCACCATGCAACTTATACCCTGCCAGCAAAAGTAGAGAGAGTTTGAAAAGCCATTTGCTGATTTGTACCACTTTTTAAATTGAGTGAGGACGAAACAAAccaaatttgcttttttttttttttttttttttttttaagccctaaCCCTAAAGCTTTAAACTTCCACCCTACACCCACCTCTCTACTTCACCCATATGTACCAGGTAGAATAGTCTTCCCTCAGCTGCTGGCTGCTCCCTGTAGGCAGGTAAGTCGTCAAGAATAAGGAGATTAGTAGAACAAATTGTCTGGGAAGACCCACAGCCAGCTGGAAAGGGCAGGCACCTCAGATGTCCCACAGTCAGTTTAAGGGCAAGGGGGAAAACTGCCATCTCCCTAGAGATGCATTCTAACCATACTTTGAAAAGcatgaaaaatataaacaaacaatggaagttgagtctgttttttttaaaaccaacaagGTCAAATACACATGTACAGGCAGCTCCTGAAAGTCAGTTCCATGTGCTGGGTGGCTCAGGGAGATCAAGGTGGCTCATTGTATTCAGCAGTTCCTGGAGCTTCACAGAGGACAGAAGATGCTTTTGTGTGGGATTTAAAGCCTATTTCAAACCCCTGGAGGCAGAGCCCTATAGGTCTTGCCTGCAGACTCAGTTCAAATAGGCAAACAGGGATATTTGCAGTAACCGTATAACAGATTGAGGAGGAAGACTGGGGAAGCTGAGAAAATAGCAAAATGAGAAACCCTTGGAGATGATGCTGAGGACAGTCTCTGGCTCAATGTCCACACAAGCAACACCCAAAGAGGAGTCCACTCAGAGTCTGACAGAGAAGGATGTTCCACACGAGCAGCCCTGCTCGGCCTGTGGATTGCTCACCACCTGGAATGAGTTGCGGATTAGCTCCTGGCTGAAATCCACCATTGCACCTTTCACAAAGGCCAGGCTGTCCACATCCACAACAACACGAGCACCACCTTGTTCAAACACCCTAGGAAAGAAGCATATGTGGCTTGTTATAACCCTGCAGACATAAAAGGGAAAAGCACACTTCCAGAGTATAAAGGAATACACTGTGATCGCTTCCCCGCCCTTACTGTGCTGTGATCACCCACCTCCTCCTTTCAGCATACATTATCACACATACCCTTCTCACCACCTTAGTCCACAGAAGTCTCCCCCCCCGTCCCCCGCATCATACACCCACACCTCTTTATCCTCTGTCCTTGCCTGTCATCAGGATTGATAACTGTGTCCAAGGAAAACTTGTACTGGAATCCAGAGCAGCCACCTCCCTCCACCTGCAGCCTGAGAAACTCAGACCCTTCTATAATCTCCAGCAGCCTCTGCAAAGCAGAAAGAGAGGAGCATTAAAAGATCTGCAATATCCACATGCAAGCAGATTGCATCTGCTTCTAACCCCATATCAAGCCTGCAAGATGCCTCAGCGGGATAAGGGCCAGAATCAGAGCAATATGGAAGGGGCACCTGTATGATCTTGGGGAGGTAACTCATAAGCAGCCAGGTCTGCAGCATACCCCTGTCCACCACAGTCATGTGTGTGGAAGCCCTCATGCAGCTCATCTGAGAGATGAGGGGGAAAATCTCTGATTTTCCAAGACTCAGCTATCATGAAGTCTGCAGTTCCTCAAAGGAGTGTCTGAAAGGGGAGGCTGTTCATCAGTGAACCTCATGGATTattataaaatgctttgggaaCCTTTAAGTCAAGTAGCTATAAGTAGCATGATGTTACAGGTATTTCAGTAGTAGGGAATTTCATGCTTAGGGCATGCCAGGCACTGTAACAACCTTCTCAAGGATACACAGACACAATGACACACCATGAGTGCCTTCTAGAGAACTGTACCTTCACACAGCTGTTGCTGAGGTAGATCTGTCCCTCACTAGAGTCAGACACTGGTTGCCCTGGGTTAGAAGAGGATGATGCCCACCGCACCCTGATGCTTGGTACATAGGCTCCATTCTGAGAAGAATAGGGTGGTGCTCTCACTGGGCGCAGTAAAGTAGGAAAAAGGCTGCTGTGAAAAGATGGGGATGGAAACAGTCAGAAAGGCATGTGAAAAGCACAAACGTTACTGCAGCAGAGCTCCAGAAAGGAGATTTTAGAaaagcagtggggggtgggggggggagaattcTCTGTGAAAGGGTAGAAACAACCTAAAATGAATGGGGAGTgtcaaggaagaggagaaaagccTAATCTACACTGCTTCAACATACATATAGCTAGTGACAGCACAGAGAGATTATAGAAACAGGCTGGTTCACAGCAATGATCAGGTTAGTCTGGTGTCAGGAATATGACAGCAGCCACTACCAGATGCTTTGGAGGCAGGAGCAAAGAACACCCCAGCCCACCGTGTTGGGCGACCCTGCCCTCAGAGGGAGTCCCTGGGGAGATGGCTTGTGCCCTGAACCAGGAGTGTCCGTGTCCATCACATGACCGACACCCTGTCTATTACAGGTACCTTAGCTACAGGCGAGAATATTTTGCTACCTGCTGCCAACTCTTGGCCCGGCACCGGGCACTTGCGAGTCCCTGGAGCCCCAGCGCATTATTGCTCTGGCAGGGTCACACTGCGCGGCGGAGCTAACCGCGCCCTCGGCCCGAGGTGGGTCCGCGCCCTCTCCAGGGGCGCCCCCCGGGAACGGCCGGGTCAGGCGCCGCAGCGGGGCTTGGCGCAGGGGCCGGGTGCTCAGGCGAGGCTCCAGGACAGGAGCTGTAGGCGCTCAACAGCCGGGCGGCGCGGGGACGGCGATGCTGCCCCGCCCTTGCGGCGCCCCCCACACGCGCCAGGGACGGAGAGGGGACCCCGGGCTACTGTCCTGGCTCCACCCGAGCCCGGCAACAGGGCCGCGGCGCTACCTGCACCGACCGCCGGGACGCAACCGCCTCAGACAGCTCAGCAACACCCCCAGCGCCGCCATCTTGCACCAGGGGCTCTTAGAGTGCCTCGCAGTGCTATTGGCGCAGAGCCCTTGGAGCCCCGCCTCTTACTGCAGGCCGGGTGACGTAAGACCTGCCATGACAGCTACCGAGGCGGAAGTGCTAGGGAGAAGGTGCTGGTAGCAAAGCGGTTTAGGAACCTAGCATCTTGAGTTTGGTTGCTAAGCAACAGACTGGCTGAGGGGGCTGGCTCACCCTGGGCAGAGCCACCCAGGCTGCAGTTTCCTGCTGTGCCTGGCCCTCTGGGGTCCGCT encodes:
- the ISCA2 gene encoding iron-sulfur cluster assembly 2 homolog, mitochondrial isoform X2 gives rise to the protein MAALGVLLSCLRRLRPGGRCSLFPTLLRPVRAPPYSSQNGAYVPSIRVRWASSSSNPGQPVSDSSEGQIYLSNSCVKRLLEIIEGSEFLRLQVEGGGCSGFQYKFSLDTVINPDDRVFEQGGARVVVDVDSLAFVKGAMVDFSQELIRNSFQVVSNPQAEQGCSCGTSFSVRL
- the ISCA2 gene encoding iron-sulfur cluster assembly 2 homolog, mitochondrial isoform X1; this encodes MAALGVLLSCLRRLRPGGRCSSLFPTLLRPVRAPPYSSQNGAYVPSIRVRWASSSSNPGQPVSDSSEGQIYLSNSCVKRLLEIIEGSEFLRLQVEGGGCSGFQYKFSLDTVINPDDRVFEQGGARVVVDVDSLAFVKGAMVDFSQELIRNSFQVVSNPQAEQGCSCGTSFSVRL